A single Natrinema pellirubrum DSM 15624 DNA region contains:
- a CDS encoding Lrp/AsnC family transcriptional regulator, with product MADLDRDDMAILHVLQDDARNATTESIGDRVDLASSTVAARINDLEERGIITGYTPGVDYEAAGFEHRMLLVGTMQGDDDGIVDEVADIENVIGVRQLLTDEDDLHIELVSRSQERAEEIADDLNDLGVEVTETSVVVAANDRTFNHLGKKYTTDG from the coding sequence ATGGCCGATCTCGACAGGGACGATATGGCGATTCTCCACGTACTGCAGGACGACGCCCGGAACGCAACCACCGAGTCGATCGGCGATCGAGTCGATCTCGCTTCGAGTACCGTCGCAGCACGGATCAACGACCTCGAGGAGCGAGGGATCATCACGGGCTATACGCCCGGGGTCGACTACGAGGCGGCCGGGTTCGAACACCGGATGCTGTTGGTCGGCACGATGCAGGGCGACGACGACGGGATCGTCGACGAGGTCGCCGACATCGAGAACGTCATCGGCGTCAGGCAGTTGCTGACCGACGAAGACGACCTCCACATCGAACTCGTGAGTCGATCGCAAGAACGCGCCGAGGAGATCGCCGACGATCTCAACGATCTCGGCGTCGAGGTCACGGAGACGAGCGTCGTCGTCGCGGCGAACGACCGGACGTTCAACCACCTCGGGAAGAAGTATACGACCGACGGCTGA
- the nth gene encoding endonuclease III: MGTPRDSTQAQAEVVVDRLEDEYPDSTISLRYSNRLELLIAVILSAQCTDERVNKETKHLFEKYDGPEDYATVDQDELAEDLNSITYYNSKAGYIRDSCATILEDHDGEVPDTMDELTELSGVGRKTANVVLQHGHDIVEGIVVDTHVQRLSRRLGLTEEEYPERIEEDLIEIVPEGSWQEFTHLCIDHGRAVCTAQNPDCGDCVLADVCPSEKGDGEIDLASGDPW, encoded by the coding sequence ATGGGAACGCCACGGGACTCGACGCAGGCCCAAGCCGAGGTAGTGGTCGACCGCCTCGAGGACGAATACCCCGACTCGACGATCTCGTTGCGGTACTCGAACCGCCTCGAGCTGCTGATCGCGGTGATCCTCTCGGCCCAGTGTACGGACGAACGGGTCAACAAGGAGACGAAACACCTCTTCGAGAAGTACGACGGCCCCGAAGACTACGCGACCGTCGATCAGGACGAACTCGCCGAGGACCTGAACTCGATCACCTACTACAACAGCAAGGCGGGGTACATCCGCGACTCCTGTGCGACGATCCTCGAGGACCACGACGGCGAGGTGCCCGACACGATGGACGAACTGACCGAGCTATCGGGAGTGGGTCGGAAGACGGCCAACGTCGTCCTCCAGCACGGCCACGACATCGTCGAGGGAATCGTCGTCGACACGCACGTCCAGCGGCTCTCGCGGCGGCTAGGGCTGACCGAGGAGGAGTACCCCGAACGCATCGAGGAGGACCTGATCGAGATCGTCCCCGAGGGGAGCTGGCAGGAGTTTACCCACCTCTGTATCGATCACGGACGGGCGGTCTGTACGGCACAAAACCCAGACTGCGGCGACTGCGTACTGGCGGACGTCTGCCCCTCGGAGAAGGGTGACGGCGAGATCGATCTCGCCTCCGGCGATCCCTGGTAA
- the fen gene encoding flap endonuclease-1 → MGNAALREIAAIEEIPFDDIEGVVAVDAHNWLYRYLTTTVKWTDSAKYTTADGTEVANLVGIVQGLPKFFEHDITPVMVFDGGPSELKDDEIESRREQRRSYEEQLETAREEGDAVAIAQLESRTQRLTPTIQETSRELLRLLDVPIVEAPAEGEAQAAHMVKHGDADYVGSEDYDALLFGAPLTLRQLTSKGDPELMDLAATLKRHDLTLEQLIDAAILIGTDFNDGVSGIGPKTALSAIAEHGDLWSVLEARGDHVEHGDRVRQLFRDPDVTDDYGFDPEIEPDLEAAREYVTGEWGIDAGEVERGFERIEESVTQTGLDRWT, encoded by the coding sequence ATGGGAAACGCTGCACTCCGGGAGATCGCCGCGATCGAGGAGATCCCCTTCGACGATATCGAGGGTGTCGTCGCCGTCGACGCGCACAACTGGCTCTATCGCTATCTGACGACGACGGTCAAATGGACCGACAGCGCGAAGTACACGACCGCCGACGGGACCGAGGTCGCTAACCTCGTCGGCATCGTGCAGGGGCTGCCGAAGTTCTTCGAACACGACATCACGCCGGTGATGGTCTTCGACGGCGGCCCCTCCGAGTTGAAAGACGACGAGATCGAGTCCCGGCGCGAACAGCGCCGCAGCTACGAAGAACAACTCGAGACCGCCCGCGAGGAGGGCGACGCGGTCGCTATCGCACAACTCGAGTCCCGAACCCAGCGGCTGACGCCGACGATTCAGGAGACCAGCCGCGAACTCCTGCGCCTGCTCGACGTGCCGATCGTCGAAGCGCCGGCGGAAGGCGAGGCCCAGGCCGCCCACATGGTCAAACACGGCGACGCCGACTACGTCGGCTCCGAGGACTACGACGCCTTACTCTTCGGCGCGCCGCTTACCTTGCGGCAGCTGACCAGCAAGGGCGACCCCGAACTGATGGACCTCGCGGCGACGCTGAAGCGCCACGACCTGACCCTCGAACAGTTGATCGACGCGGCGATCCTCATCGGGACCGACTTCAACGACGGGGTGTCGGGGATCGGTCCGAAGACGGCGCTGTCGGCGATCGCGGAACACGGCGATCTCTGGAGCGTCCTCGAGGCGCGGGGCGATCACGTCGAACACGGCGACCGGGTCCGCCAGCTGTTTCGCGATCCCGACGTAACCGACGACTACGGGTTCGACCCCGAGATCGAACCGGATCTCGAGGCCGCACGCGAGTACGTCACCGGAGAGTGGGGCATCGACGCCGGCGAGGTCGAACGCGGCTTCGAGCGCATCGAGGAGAGCGTCACGCAGACGGGACTGGACCGCTGGACGTAG
- a CDS encoding HalOD1 output domain-containing protein, translating to MSDPHSKITERRPPSETVVRAVASALDTTPLDLRPPLYERVDPEALDSLVRSGSRDLRVRFRYQGRPVVVTGDGRVELPAATENDCSSEGATGCE from the coding sequence ATGTCCGACCCCCATTCGAAGATCACGGAGCGTCGCCCACCGAGCGAGACCGTCGTCAGGGCGGTCGCATCGGCTCTCGATACGACCCCGCTAGATCTCAGGCCGCCGCTGTACGAGCGGGTCGATCCCGAAGCCCTCGACTCGCTCGTCCGCTCCGGTTCGAGGGACCTTCGCGTCCGATTCCGATATCAGGGCCGGCCCGTCGTCGTAACGGGAGACGGGCGCGTCGAACTCCCGGCGGCGACCGAGAACGACTGCTCGAGCGAGGGGGCTACCGGGTGCGAGTGA
- the mvaD gene encoding phosphomevalonate decarboxylase MvaD, which yields MKATAMAHPIQGLVKYHGMRDEIERLPYHDSISVCTAPSHTRTTVEFSMDYDEDTFIVDGEELEGRAYERVEAVVEKARSKSDAAHTVYPVRLESENSFPTNVGLGSSSSGFAAAAMALAEAAELDASKGEISTIARVGSASAARAVTGAFSHLRTGMNDEDCRSERVPSNLHEDLKIIVGLVPYHKDTDDAHREAADSHMFQARNAHIHEQIAKMRDSLRNDDFEGVFERAEHDSLSLAATTMTGPSGWVYWQPATLAIFNTVRELREEEDIPVYFSTDTGASVYVNTTEEHADEVEEAVADCGVSTTVWDVGGPARLLEDDDHLF from the coding sequence ATGAAAGCCACGGCCATGGCCCACCCCATTCAGGGACTGGTCAAGTATCACGGGATGCGCGACGAGATCGAGCGGCTCCCCTATCACGACAGTATCAGCGTCTGTACGGCCCCCAGCCACACCCGCACGACCGTCGAGTTCTCGATGGATTACGACGAGGACACCTTCATCGTCGACGGCGAGGAACTCGAGGGGCGAGCGTACGAACGGGTCGAGGCCGTCGTCGAGAAGGCCCGCTCGAAGTCCGACGCCGCCCACACCGTCTACCCGGTCCGCCTCGAGAGCGAGAACAGCTTCCCGACGAACGTCGGGCTGGGGTCGTCCTCCTCGGGCTTTGCGGCCGCGGCGATGGCCCTGGCCGAGGCGGCCGAACTGGACGCCTCGAAGGGGGAGATTTCGACGATCGCCCGCGTCGGGTCGGCCTCGGCCGCGCGAGCAGTCACCGGCGCTTTCTCGCATCTCCGCACCGGGATGAACGACGAGGACTGTCGCTCCGAACGGGTCCCCTCGAACCTCCACGAGGATCTCAAGATCATCGTCGGCCTCGTTCCCTACCACAAGGATACCGACGACGCCCACCGCGAGGCCGCCGACAGCCACATGTTCCAGGCCCGCAACGCCCACATCCACGAACAGATCGCGAAGATGCGTGACTCCCTGCGCAACGACGACTTCGAGGGCGTGTTCGAACGCGCCGAACACGACTCGCTGTCGCTGGCCGCGACGACCATGACCGGTCCCTCGGGCTGGGTCTACTGGCAGCCGGCCACCCTCGCGATCTTCAACACAGTCCGTGAACTCCGCGAGGAGGAAGACATCCCCGTCTACTTCTCGACGGACACCGGAGCCAGCGTCTACGTCAACACCACGGAGGAACACGCCGACGAGGTCGAGGAAGCCGTCGCCGACTGCGGCGTCTCCACCACCGTCTGGGACGTCGGTGGCCCCGCACGGCTGCTCGAGGACGACGACCACCTGTTCTGA